In Calothrix sp. PCC 7507, one DNA window encodes the following:
- a CDS encoding 2-phosphosulfolactate phosphatase, translating to MIYDQSEFDLRCEWGPQGVTQLAAISDVIVIVDVLSFSTCVEIATNNGAIIFPYAMRDESVVDYAKSLQAELASHRWSTTTQYSLSPKSIAQIPAGTKLVLPSPNGSFLTLQTGKTPTLAGCLRNCQAVAKFAQRYGNKVAVIPAGERWKDDGSLRPAFEDLIGAGAILSYLPGSLSPEAATAVATFQAFQEDLLGYLKKCSSGKELIAKGFEPDVEIAAVYNVSECVPLFTNDAYKKAG from the coding sequence ATGATTTACGATCAATCAGAGTTTGACTTACGCTGTGAGTGGGGACCACAAGGAGTTACTCAACTCGCTGCTATTAGTGATGTCATTGTCATAGTTGATGTTCTATCTTTTTCTACCTGTGTAGAAATTGCTACTAACAACGGTGCGATTATTTTTCCCTATGCAATGAGAGATGAATCAGTTGTAGATTATGCAAAATCACTACAGGCAGAATTAGCCAGCCATAGATGGTCTACAACGACTCAATATTCTCTCTCTCCAAAATCAATAGCGCAAATTCCCGCTGGAACTAAACTAGTTTTACCTTCACCCAATGGTTCTTTTTTAACTTTACAGACAGGGAAAACACCAACTCTGGCTGGCTGTTTGCGAAATTGCCAAGCGGTGGCAAAGTTTGCTCAAAGGTACGGTAACAAAGTTGCTGTAATTCCTGCTGGTGAGAGATGGAAAGATGATGGTAGCCTTCGACCTGCATTTGAGGATTTGATTGGCGCTGGGGCAATTCTCAGTTATTTACCTGGCAGTTTATCACCCGAAGCAGCAACTGCTGTGGCTACATTTCAGGCTTTCCAAGAGGATTTATTAGGCTACTTGAAAAAATGTAGTTCCGGTAAAGAGTTGATTGCAAAAGGGTTTGAGCCTGATGTGGAAATTGCAGCGGTTTATAACGTTAGTGAGTGTGTACCCTTATTTACTAACGATGCTTACAAGAAAGCTGGGTAA
- a CDS encoding helix-turn-helix domain-containing protein: MARLAPKELSLSDSEQNELQELIKGHKTAQQIVIRAKIILLASSGKNNGEIARILEISLDMTRLWRKRWLETEGAKLSAFQRLQDQERTGAPVKFSMEQVIELFALACSPPEDYGRTISHWTSRELTDEITKQGIIESISVRHVGRLLEEAQLKPHQSRYWLTPPPG; the protein is encoded by the coding sequence ATGGCAAGATTAGCTCCAAAAGAATTAAGTTTGAGTGATAGTGAGCAGAATGAACTACAAGAGTTGATAAAGGGACATAAGACAGCACAGCAAATCGTCATCCGAGCCAAAATTATTCTTCTGGCATCATCAGGGAAAAATAACGGCGAAATTGCTCGAATATTAGAGATTAGTCTAGATATGACTCGTTTATGGCGAAAGCGATGGTTGGAGACAGAGGGAGCAAAATTATCAGCTTTTCAAAGATTACAAGATCAAGAGCGTACTGGCGCACCAGTAAAATTTAGCATGGAACAAGTAATAGAGTTGTTTGCGCTTGCCTGTTCGCCGCCAGAAGATTACGGTCGGACAATAAGTCACTGGACATCTAGAGAACTGACAGATGAAATTACAAAACAAGGGATTATCGAAAGTATATCTGTTCGCCATGTGGGAAGACTATTAGAAGAAGCTCAATTGAAGCCACACCAAAGTCGGTACTGGCTGACTCCCCCCCCTGGATGA
- a CDS encoding transposase, which produces MYLNAIDRHLKGERTISIDEMTGIQATERIEKDLPMRPGKVERREFEYIRHGTQTLIASFDVATGQIIRPTCGDSRTEVDFIFHIHQTIATDPNAKKWHLIMDCLNTHQSESLVRFVAQIEGLNINLGIKGKSGILKSMKSRAAFLSDPTHQIVFHYTPLHSSWLNQIEIWFSILVRKLLRRASFQSQDDLKTRILAFIDYFNQTMAKPFKWTYKGKVLAV; this is translated from the coding sequence TTGTATTTAAATGCGATTGACCGTCATCTAAAGGGGGAACGCACAATATCTATTGATGAGATGACAGGTATTCAAGCTACTGAGCGCATAGAAAAAGACTTACCAATGCGACCGGGCAAAGTTGAAAGAAGGGAATTTGAATATATTCGTCACGGTACGCAAACCTTGATAGCCAGTTTCGATGTTGCCACTGGTCAAATTATCAGACCAACTTGTGGAGATTCCAGAACAGAAGTTGATTTTATCTTTCATATTCATCAAACTATTGCCACTGACCCCAATGCGAAAAAATGGCATTTAATTATGGATTGCCTGAACACTCATCAATCGGAGTCCTTAGTTCGTTTTGTTGCACAAATTGAAGGTTTAAACATCAACCTTGGCATTAAGGGTAAAAGTGGCATCCTCAAATCAATGAAATCTCGTGCAGCTTTTTTAAGTGACCCCACACATCAAATCGTTTTCCATTACACACCACTACATTCTTCTTGGCTCAACCAAATTGAAATTTGGTTTAGTATTTTGGTACGGAAGTTACTAAGAAGAGCCAGTTTCCAGAGTCAGGATGATCTCAAAACTAGAATTCTTGCTTTTATTGACTACTTTAATCAAACAATGGCTAAACCTTTCAAGTGGACATATAAGGGTAAAGTTTTGGCTGTTTAA
- a CDS encoding PP2C family serine/threonine-protein phosphatase, producing MNWKAVARSAIGTSHQNQGIVCQDYGGYRIFKDVIVGAVADGAGSAKHSDVGSKLAVETALKYLSRISGYLRKRQHCWQNFSQILSQTEADKLFTKTVNKVIVELVRQAAKEDYSVNDLACTLLVFIATPEWVAAMQIGDGFIVMRSQESEYKLLFQPDKGEFVNETTFITSTNAVKEMQVEVISEKQEFICASTDGLEKVAIRLSDWEPFSPFFKPLEEYLQEPVSEEEEDKYLTEFLNSERLNSRTDDDKTLLLCLFDESKIR from the coding sequence GTGAATTGGAAAGCTGTTGCGCGTTCCGCGATTGGAACAAGTCATCAAAATCAGGGGATAGTTTGTCAAGATTATGGGGGTTATCGCATCTTTAAGGATGTGATTGTAGGTGCGGTTGCTGATGGTGCTGGTAGTGCTAAACATTCTGATGTTGGTTCTAAGTTGGCTGTAGAAACGGCACTTAAATATCTCTCAAGAATTAGTGGATATCTTCGCAAGCGTCAACATTGTTGGCAAAATTTTTCTCAAATACTTTCACAAACAGAAGCCGATAAATTATTTACTAAAACTGTAAACAAGGTAATTGTTGAGTTAGTTAGGCAAGCAGCCAAAGAAGATTATTCTGTCAATGATTTAGCTTGTACATTGTTGGTTTTCATTGCGACTCCTGAATGGGTTGCAGCTATGCAAATTGGGGATGGATTTATTGTAATGCGTTCCCAAGAGTCAGAATATAAGCTGTTATTTCAGCCAGATAAAGGTGAATTTGTCAATGAAACAACTTTTATTACCTCAACAAATGCAGTCAAAGAAATGCAGGTAGAGGTTATTTCTGAAAAACAAGAGTTTATTTGTGCTTCCACTGATGGACTAGAAAAAGTAGCAATTCGTTTGAGCGACTGGGAACCCTTCTCGCCTTTCTTTAAACCTTTGGAGGAATACTTGCAGGAACCTGTTAGTGAGGAGGAAGAAGATAAATATCTGACGGAATTCCTCAACTCAGAACGGCTAAATTCTCGCACCGACGATGATAAAACCTTACTTTTGTGCTTATTTGATGAGAGTAAAATTCGATGA
- a CDS encoding VWA domain-containing protein, producing MPVGLPEFVENPENRCPVILLLDTSGSMSGQPIQELNLGLAAFKEDVLRDSQASLSVEVSMITFGPIVKLTQDFVTIDQFTPPILEVDGVTPMGAAIEYALDFLENRKQTYKDNGILYYRPWVFLITDGAPSDSWNSAAQRLRQAEAQSRLSFFAVGVKGADMNILKQISPPERPPVTLNGLDFRDLFVWLSTSMKRVSSGKVGQAVALPAMGWGQITS from the coding sequence ATGCCTGTAGGATTGCCTGAATTCGTCGAAAATCCAGAAAATCGTTGCCCTGTAATTCTTTTACTTGATACTTCTGGCTCTATGTCTGGTCAACCTATCCAAGAATTAAATCTAGGGTTGGCGGCTTTTAAGGAAGATGTGCTGAGAGATTCCCAAGCATCGCTGAGTGTGGAAGTGTCCATGATCACATTTGGACCTATAGTTAAACTCACGCAAGACTTTGTGACGATTGACCAATTTACACCGCCTATATTGGAAGTAGATGGTGTTACCCCAATGGGTGCAGCGATTGAGTATGCTTTGGATTTTCTAGAAAACCGGAAACAGACTTATAAAGACAACGGTATTCTCTATTATCGTCCCTGGGTGTTTTTGATTACAGACGGAGCGCCATCAGACTCCTGGAATTCAGCCGCGCAAAGATTGAGACAAGCAGAAGCACAAAGCCGACTCTCATTTTTTGCAGTTGGTGTCAAGGGTGCTGATATGAATATCCTCAAACAAATTTCCCCACCTGAACGTCCACCAGTTACGCTAAATGGCTTAGATTTTCGTGATTTGTTTGTCTGGCTTTCTACTTCGATGAAACGGGTTTCTAGTGGCAAAGTAGGGCAAGCTGTAGCTTTACCAGCTATGGGATGGGGTCAAATTACGAGTTAG
- a CDS encoding XisH family protein, protein MPSKDIFHQSVRTALEKDGWMITHDPLHLKVDDIEFFVDLGAERLLAAQKQGYKIAVEVKSFIGASGVTEFHLALGQILNYRLALRKEEPERILYLAISQDTYQDFFSRQFIQDSLKEYQIKLLIFHSLSQEIVLWKE, encoded by the coding sequence ATGCCATCTAAAGATATATTCCATCAATCTGTCCGCACTGCTTTAGAAAAAGATGGTTGGATGATTACCCATGACCCACTGCATCTGAAAGTTGATGACATTGAATTTTTTGTAGATTTAGGAGCAGAAAGACTATTAGCAGCACAAAAACAAGGATATAAAATAGCTGTGGAAGTTAAATCCTTTATAGGTGCTTCGGGCGTAACGGAATTTCATCTCGCTTTAGGTCAAATCCTGAATTATCGGCTAGCATTAAGAAAAGAAGAACCAGAACGCATTCTATATCTAGCTATTAGCCAAGATACATACCAAGACTTTTTCTCTCGTCAATTTATTCAAGATTCTTTAAAAGAATATCAAATTAAGCTTTTAATTTTTCATTCCTTAAGTCAGGAAATTGTTTTATGGAAAGAATAA
- a CDS encoding XisI protein → MERISYSQIIQDILRNHSANDVANGTDVQLLFDAERHHYQVLNIGWKEQRRIYGVIIHVDIQDNKIWIQRDGTEIGIANELIAAGVPKEDIVLGFHAPYKRQFTDFAVG, encoded by the coding sequence ATGGAAAGAATAAGTTACTCTCAAATCATTCAAGATATTTTACGGAACCATTCCGCTAATGACGTGGCTAATGGCACAGATGTTCAATTACTATTTGACGCAGAACGCCATCATTATCAAGTCTTAAATATTGGCTGGAAAGAACAACGGAGAATTTATGGAGTCATCATTCATGTCGATATCCAAGACAACAAAATTTGGATACAAAGAGATGGTACAGAAATCGGCATTGCTAACGAATTAATTGCTGCTGGAGTACCTAAAGAAGATATTGTATTAGGATTTCATGCTCCTTATAAACGCCAATTTACTGACTTTGCTGTTGGATAA